From a region of the Alloyangia pacifica genome:
- the rfbB gene encoding dTDP-glucose 4,6-dehydratase, translating into MKLLVTGGAGFIGSAVVRLAIARGHEVVNLDALTYAACLDNVASVSGSPLYAFEQADIRDRAALDRIFAAHKPDAVMHLAAESHVDRSIDGPGDFIETNITGTYNMLEAARAYWTAQGKPESFRFHHISTDEVFGSLPADPLVQFTEETSYDPRSPYSASKASSDHLVRAWYETYGLPVVLTNCSNNYGPYHFPEKLIPVVILNALAGKPLPIYGTGENIRDWLYVEDHADALLLVVEKGALGRSYNIGGENERTNLELVKTLCAILDAKRPKQSGSYADQITFVTDRPGHDARYAIDPSRIREELGWRPSVTVEEGLEKTVQWYLDNEAWWRPLQARAGVGQRLGTGNSAPKTPA; encoded by the coding sequence ATGAAACTCCTGGTCACCGGCGGCGCCGGCTTCATCGGATCGGCGGTGGTGCGCCTCGCCATCGCCCGCGGCCACGAGGTGGTGAACCTCGACGCGCTCACCTATGCCGCCTGCCTCGACAACGTCGCCTCGGTTTCCGGCAGTCCGCTCTACGCCTTCGAGCAGGCCGACATCCGCGACCGCGCCGCGCTTGACCGGATCTTCGCCGCCCATAAACCCGACGCGGTGATGCATCTGGCGGCGGAAAGCCATGTCGATCGCTCGATCGACGGGCCCGGCGATTTCATCGAGACCAATATCACCGGCACCTACAACATGCTCGAAGCGGCGCGCGCCTACTGGACAGCGCAGGGCAAGCCCGAGAGCTTCCGCTTCCACCACATCTCTACCGACGAGGTCTTCGGCTCGCTGCCCGCCGATCCTTTGGTGCAGTTCACCGAAGAGACCTCCTACGATCCGCGCTCGCCCTATTCCGCCTCCAAGGCCAGCTCCGACCACCTGGTGCGCGCCTGGTACGAGACCTACGGGCTGCCGGTGGTGCTGACCAACTGCTCGAACAACTACGGGCCCTACCACTTCCCGGAAAAGCTGATCCCGGTGGTGATCCTGAACGCGCTGGCCGGAAAACCGCTCCCGATCTACGGCACTGGCGAGAACATCCGCGACTGGCTCTACGTCGAGGACCACGCCGATGCGCTGCTTTTGGTTGTGGAAAAGGGCGCGCTCGGGCGCAGCTACAACATCGGCGGCGAGAACGAGCGCACCAACCTCGAGCTGGTGAAGACCCTCTGCGCCATCCTCGATGCCAAGCGCCCGAAGCAGAGCGGCTCCTACGCCGACCAGATCACTTTCGTCACCGACCGTCCGGGCCATGACGCGCGCTACGCCATCGACCCGAGCCGAATCCGCGAAGAGCTCGGCTGGCGCCCCTCGGTGACCGTCGAGGAAGGCCTTGAGAAGACCGTGCAATGGTACCTCGACAACGAGGCCTGGTGGCGCCCGCTGCAGGCCCGCGCGGGGGTCGGCCAGCGGCTCGGCACCGGAAACTCGGCGCCGAAGACCCCGGCATGA
- a CDS encoding sulfotransferase family 2 domain-containing protein: MPEDRSHVTGLLRYARTEDVTLSQNAAHGLAARHALTHYPSGAIYSFIPKNACSTLRYSLALANNCIAGAEDWTWIHLNNGTFAASLSELVRAPFSFTVLRCPHARLASVFLDKIVDKTPELWQLHRLTRDGFDPDRLSFRDFVQLLEQPNLLSSNIHWRPQQDFLVYDRYSRVFALERFAEAIPVLRDEIGFEVQDARALTGHGTDRLTQIETGDFADLPLIKLADLKRGGRLPAHDRLYDADLARRVADLYAADLALYAGHLDPRMLSFPDLLPT; encoded by the coding sequence ATGCCGGAGGACCGCAGCCACGTGACGGGATTACTAAGATACGCCCGGACCGAGGATGTGACGCTGTCGCAGAACGCGGCGCATGGCCTTGCTGCGCGTCACGCGCTGACCCACTACCCCTCGGGGGCGATCTACAGCTTCATTCCAAAAAACGCCTGCTCAACGCTGCGCTACTCGCTGGCGCTGGCGAACAACTGCATCGCCGGCGCCGAGGACTGGACTTGGATCCACCTCAACAACGGCACATTCGCCGCTAGCCTCTCCGAGCTGGTGCGCGCGCCTTTCAGCTTCACGGTTTTGCGCTGCCCACATGCCCGGCTGGCCAGCGTCTTTCTCGACAAGATCGTCGACAAAACCCCCGAACTCTGGCAACTCCACCGGCTGACCCGCGACGGTTTCGATCCCGATCGGCTGAGCTTTCGCGACTTCGTGCAACTGCTGGAACAGCCAAACCTGCTGAGCAGCAATATCCACTGGCGTCCGCAGCAGGATTTCCTGGTCTACGACCGCTACAGCCGGGTTTTCGCGCTCGAGCGCTTCGCCGAGGCTATCCCTGTGCTGCGCGACGAGATCGGGTTCGAGGTGCAGGATGCCCGCGCGCTCACCGGCCATGGCACCGACCGGCTGACGCAGATCGAGACGGGCGATTTTGCCGACCTGCCGCTGATCAAGCTCGCCGATCTGAAGCGCGGTGGCCGCCTGCCTGCCCATGACCGGCTCTACGATGCCGATTTGGCCCGGCGCGTCGCCGATCTCTACGCCGCCGACCTGGCGCTCTACGCGGGGCATCTTGACCCGCGAATGCTCTCCTTCCCAGACCTACTCCCGACTTGA
- the rfbC gene encoding dTDP-4-dehydrorhamnose 3,5-epimerase: protein MLEIEETALPGVKLLTPRRFGDNRGFFSESWNKARMAEQGLDYEFVQDNHSLSAKTGTVRGLHFQAPPHAQAKLVRCGRGRLFDVAVDIRKGSPTYGKWVGYELSFENGRQLLIPEGFLHGFATLQDDTEIIYKCTDYYAPECDGAVRFNDPGIGIDWGTDTSNAVLSEKDAAAPLLKDFDSPFTFEDFQR, encoded by the coding sequence ATGCTGGAAATAGAAGAAACCGCCCTCCCCGGGGTGAAACTCCTCACCCCCCGCCGGTTCGGTGACAATCGCGGGTTCTTTTCCGAGAGCTGGAACAAGGCGCGGATGGCCGAGCAGGGGCTCGACTATGAGTTCGTGCAGGACAACCATTCGCTCTCGGCGAAGACCGGCACGGTGCGGGGCCTGCACTTTCAGGCGCCGCCGCATGCCCAGGCCAAACTGGTGCGCTGCGGCCGCGGGCGGCTCTTCGACGTGGCGGTGGACATCCGCAAGGGCTCGCCGACCTATGGCAAATGGGTGGGCTATGAGCTCAGCTTCGAAAACGGCCGCCAGCTGCTGATCCCCGAAGGCTTCCTGCACGGGTTTGCCACGCTGCAGGACGACACCGAGATCATCTACAAATGCACCGATTACTACGCCCCTGAGTGCGACGGCGCGGTGCGTTTCAACGACCCCGGGATCGGCATCGACTGGGGCACGGACACCAGCAACGCGGTGCTGTCGGAAAAAGACGCCGCGGCCCCCCTGCTGAAGGATTTCGACAGCCCCTTCACCTTTGAGGACTTCCAGCGATGA
- a CDS encoding UDP-glucose dehydrogenase family protein: MKIAVIGTGYVGLVSGVCFSDFGHEVVCVDKDPRKIEMLERGEVPIYEPGLDTLMAKNVEAGRLSFTLDLHAAIDGAEAVFIAVGTPTRRGDGHADLTYVMAAAEEIAKAADHYIVVVTKSTVPVGTNRKVQEVVATANPALDFDVASNPEFLREGAAIDDFMKPDRVVVGVENDRAAKVMEDIYRPLYLRDFPIVTTDLESAEMIKYAANAFLATKITFINEIAALCEKVGADVKSVSKGMGLDGRIGNKFLHAGPGYGGSCFPKDTKALARIGQEHAAPISIVETVIKVNEDTKRRMTDKLLDLCGGSFNGKKVAVLGVTFKPNTDDMRDAPSLTIVPSLVGGGASVSVVDPQGKREGEALLPGVAWEDDPYVAAKDADLLVILTEWNEFRALDLKRLAAGMTTARLADLRNIYALEDVKAAGFAAYESIGRAGFPG; this comes from the coding sequence ATGAAAATTGCAGTTATCGGCACCGGTTACGTCGGCCTTGTTTCCGGGGTCTGTTTCTCCGACTTCGGTCACGAGGTGGTGTGCGTCGACAAGGACCCGCGCAAGATCGAGATGCTCGAGCGCGGCGAGGTGCCGATCTACGAGCCGGGGCTCGACACGCTGATGGCCAAGAACGTTGAGGCCGGGCGGCTCTCGTTTACCCTCGACCTGCACGCGGCCATCGACGGTGCCGAGGCGGTGTTCATCGCGGTTGGCACGCCCACGCGGCGCGGCGATGGCCATGCGGATCTCACCTACGTGATGGCCGCCGCCGAGGAGATCGCCAAGGCCGCCGATCACTATATCGTCGTGGTCACGAAATCGACCGTGCCGGTGGGCACCAACCGCAAGGTGCAGGAGGTGGTTGCCACCGCCAATCCCGCGCTCGACTTCGACGTTGCCTCGAACCCCGAGTTCCTGCGCGAAGGCGCGGCGATCGACGATTTCATGAAGCCCGACCGGGTCGTGGTCGGCGTCGAGAATGACCGCGCGGCCAAGGTCATGGAAGACATCTACCGCCCGCTCTACCTGCGCGACTTCCCGATCGTCACCACCGATCTCGAGTCCGCCGAGATGATCAAATACGCCGCCAACGCCTTCCTCGCGACGAAGATCACCTTCATCAACGAGATCGCGGCGCTCTGCGAGAAGGTCGGCGCGGACGTGAAGAGCGTGTCCAAGGGCATGGGGCTCGACGGGCGCATCGGCAACAAGTTCCTGCACGCCGGGCCGGGCTACGGCGGCTCGTGTTTCCCGAAAGATACCAAGGCCCTGGCCCGCATCGGCCAGGAACATGCCGCGCCGATCTCCATTGTCGAGACGGTGATCAAGGTCAATGAAGACACCAAGCGGCGGATGACCGACAAGCTGCTCGACCTCTGCGGTGGCAGCTTCAACGGCAAGAAGGTCGCCGTGCTGGGCGTCACCTTCAAGCCCAACACCGACGACATGCGCGACGCGCCTTCGCTGACCATCGTCCCGTCGCTGGTGGGCGGTGGGGCCTCGGTCTCGGTGGTCGACCCGCAGGGCAAGCGTGAGGGCGAAGCGCTGCTGCCGGGCGTGGCCTGGGAGGACGATCCCTATGTCGCTGCCAAGGACGCGGATCTGCTGGTCATCCTCACCGAGTGGAATGAGTTCCGCGCGCTCGATCTGAAGCGGCTCGCAGCGGGCATGACCACCGCGCGCCTTGCCGACCTGCGCAACATCTACGCGCTCGAGGACGTGAAGGCGGCGGGCTTTGCCGCCTATGAGAGCATCGGCCGGGCCGGCTTCCCGGGCTGA
- the rfbA gene encoding glucose-1-phosphate thymidylyltransferase RfbA, which yields MTKRKGIILAGGSGTRLYPITLGVSKQLLPIYDKPMIYYPLSVLMLAGIREICLITTPQDQEQFQRTLGDGSQWGISLTYVVQPSPDGLAQAFILAEEFLAGAPSALVLGDNIFYGHGLPEMMAQADARESGGTVFGYRVADPERYGVVDFDADGRATSIIEKPEVPPSNYAVTGLYFLDGSAPERAKKVEPSPRGELEITTLLEMYLHEGQLDVKRMGRGYAWLDTGTHGSLLDAGNFVRTLEKRQGQQAGCPEEIAFDQGWIDREQLAARAEKFRKNDYGRYLMGLLRDTTGLKA from the coding sequence ATGACCAAGCGTAAAGGCATCATCCTCGCAGGGGGCTCCGGGACCCGGCTCTACCCGATCACCCTCGGCGTGTCGAAGCAGCTGCTGCCAATCTACGACAAGCCGATGATCTACTACCCGCTCTCGGTGCTGATGCTCGCCGGCATCCGCGAGATCTGCCTGATCACCACGCCGCAGGACCAGGAGCAGTTCCAGCGCACCCTCGGCGACGGCAGCCAGTGGGGCATCTCGCTCACCTATGTTGTCCAGCCGAGCCCCGACGGGCTGGCGCAGGCCTTTATCCTGGCCGAGGAGTTCCTCGCCGGTGCCCCCTCGGCGCTGGTGCTGGGGGACAATATCTTCTACGGCCACGGGCTGCCCGAGATGATGGCCCAGGCCGATGCTCGCGAGAGCGGCGGCACAGTCTTCGGCTACCGCGTCGCCGATCCCGAGCGCTACGGCGTGGTGGATTTCGATGCGGACGGCCGCGCCACCTCGATCATCGAGAAGCCCGAGGTGCCGCCCTCGAACTACGCGGTGACCGGGCTCTACTTCCTCGACGGATCAGCACCGGAGCGCGCCAAGAAGGTCGAGCCTTCGCCGCGCGGCGAACTGGAGATCACCACGCTGCTGGAAATGTACCTGCACGAGGGCCAGCTCGACGTGAAGCGCATGGGCCGCGGCTACGCTTGGCTCGATACCGGCACCCATGGCTCGCTGCTCGACGCGGGCAACTTCGTGCGTACTCTGGAGAAGCGTCAGGGCCAGCAGGCCGGCTGCCCCGAGGAGATCGCCTTCGACCAAGGCTGGATCGACCGCGAGCAGCTCGCGGCGCGGGCCGAGAAATTCCGCAAGAACGACTACGGGCGGTATCTGATGGGGCTACTGCGCGATACCACGGGCCTCAAGGCATGA